The following proteins are encoded in a genomic region of Triticum dicoccoides isolate Atlit2015 ecotype Zavitan chromosome 1B, WEW_v2.0, whole genome shotgun sequence:
- the LOC119348397 gene encoding uncharacterized protein LOC119348397: MGSRFVNLLARSCNGGPRHFSLHRMNPANLFHPTRSAVPAVQPLADAPLPPPALSFGWPGKKGELAWMNFMAFGRTGNNFLAVDQIGRTFFYDTDSRSLRTGMPMMCKPIMDPISIAVGDSLYVMSGNPGPSPGKHCFQALIHGRLPASDTNDWSWYSLQPPPPFVNDIPRFHEDEVKSSCGDVPAPYEIGAYTVVGESQIWVSTAGAGTYSYDTVSGAWSKVGNWSLPFRGRAEYIPEHNLWFGFTPNNLQLCTSDLTASSEVRPPVLQNMWTDVVRPKNWTLRDASLVPLGSGKVCIARFFVTHSDNFEDMSAYKKRENFAVLEGVEVLKAGWAHLRMVKHKSERYVFGRDLVIPL; encoded by the coding sequence ATGGGCAGCCGGTTTGTGAATCTGTTGGCCAGGAGCTGCAACGGCGGCCCCAGACACTTCAGCCTGCACCGTATGAATCCCGCAAATTTGTTTCACCCAACCAGGTCAGCGGTTCCAGCGGTTCAACCGTTAGCAGATGCTCCTCTGCCCCCCCCTGCTCTATCCTTCGGCTGGCCCGGCAAGAAGGGCGAACTCGCGTGGATGAATTTCATGGCTTTCGGCCGCACCGGGAACAATTTTTTGGCCGTGGACCAGATAGGCAGGACCTTCTTTTACGACACTGACTCGCGTTCGCTCCGCACTGGAATGCCCATGATGTGCAAGCCCATCATGGACCCGATCTCCATTGCCGTTGGTGACAGCCTCTACGTCATGAGCGGTAACCCTGGCCCGTCGCCTGGGAAGCATTGCTTCCAGGCTCTCATCCACGGCCGCCTTCCTGCAAGCGACACCAATGATTGGTCCTGGTATTCGCTTCAGCCGCCACCTCCCTTCGTGAACGACATTCCCCGCTTCCATGAAGATGAGGTCAAATCCAGTTGCGGTGACGTTCCAGCCCCCTATGAAATCGGTGCCTACACTGTGGTTGGCGAATCACAGATCTGGGTATCCACAGCAGGTGCCGGCACATACTCGTATGACACTGTGAGTGGTGCATGGAGCAAGGTAGGCAACTGGTCACTGCCGTTCAGAGGCCGTGCCGAGTACATCCCTGAGCACAACCTCTGGTTTGGCTTCACACCCAACAATTTGCAGCTGTGCACATCGGACCTCACTGCCTCATCTGAGGTGAGGCCGCCCGTTCTGCAGAATATGTGGACAGACGTGGTCAGGCCAAAAAATTGGACCCTGAGAGATGCCAGCCTCGTGCCGCTGGGCTCTGGCAAAGTCTGCATTGCCAGGTTCTTCGTAACTCATTCAGACAACTTTGAGGATATGTCAGCCTATAAGAAAAGAGAGAATTTTGCTGTTCTCGAGGGTGTGGAAGTGTTGAAGGCTGGGTGGGCTCACCTCCGGATGGTTAAGCACAAGTCGGAGCGTTACGTCTTCGGCCGTGACCTTGTCATACCGCTCTGA